One Carassius gibelio isolate Cgi1373 ecotype wild population from Czech Republic chromosome B18, carGib1.2-hapl.c, whole genome shotgun sequence DNA segment encodes these proteins:
- the LOC127977595 gene encoding carnitine O-palmitoyltransferase 1, liver isoform, giving the protein MAEAHQAVAFQFTVTPDGIDLQLSREVLKHIYLSGVTSWKKRAIRFKNGVLTGVYPASPSSWLIVVIAIMSTMYARIDPSMGMIDKIKTSLPVSEFMTVQTQTVLSAILFATGLWLSFIFLLRYILKALLSYHGWIFESHGKMSVSTKVWLCLVKLLSGRRPLLYSFQASLPHLPVPSIDDTINRYLESVLPLLDDEQYKQMETLANDFKRDPAPKLQKHLKLKSWWATNYVSDWWEEYIYLRGRDPIMVNSNFYTMDLLYVIPTHRQASRAANIVHAMLQYRRKLERGELTPLRALGIVPMCSFQYERMFNTTRIPGIETDFVQHLKDRKHLVVYHRGRFFKVWLYYGGRHLWPSELELQFQRILDDKSEPQPGEIKLPSLTAGNRVPWARARLKYFNEGVNRASLEAIETAAFFLTLDDEAHGYDPENIRSLDLYAKSLLHGKCYDRWFDKSVTLIVYKNGKIGVNTEHSWADSPIVGHMWEYVLATDCFQLGYTAEGHCKGDINKSLAPPTRLQWDIPKACQEIIEGSYMIAKRIADDVDFHGCLFNEFGKGLIKKCRTSPDAFIQLALQLAHYRDKGEFCLTYESSMTRMFREGRTETVRSCTCESSAFVKAMEDERATNEQRLVLFKKASDKHQNMYRLAMTGAGIDRHLFCLYIVSKVMGIDSPFLKQVLSEPWRLSTSQTPQQQLNLIDIQKFPTYVGAGGGFGPVADDGYGVSYIIVGENLITFHISSKFSSPETDSFRFGQNIRQAMLDIRALFNLKEKKM; this is encoded by the exons ATGGCAGAGGCTCATCAGGCAGTGGCGTTTCAGTTCACCGTCACACCTGATGGCATTGACCTACAGTTGAGCCGCGAGGTTCTCAAACACATCTACCTATCTGGAGTGACATCATGGAAGAAACGGGCCATCCGCTTCAag aaTGGCGTTCTCACAGGTGTGTACCCCGCCAGTCCCTCCAGCTGGTTAATTGTAGTTATTGCAATAATGAGCACCATGTATGCCAGGATCGACCCCTCTATGGGCATGATTGACAAGATCAAAACTTCTCTACCTGTGAG TGAATTTATGACCGTTCAGACTCAGACGGTGTTGAGTGCCATCCTGTTTGCCACAGGCCTGTGGTTATCATTCATCTTTTTGCTGCGGTACATCCTGAAAGCTCTCCTTTCCTATCATGGATGGATCTTTGAGTCACATGGCAAAATGAGCGTCTCTACTAAAGTCTGGCTG tgtCTTGTAAAGCTGTTGTCTGGGCGGCGACCGTTGCTCTACAGCTTCCAGGCTTCTCTGCCCCATCTGCCAGTACCGAGCATTGATGACACAATCAACAGG TATCTTGAATCAGTTCTACCTCTTCTGGATGATGAGCAATATAAACAGATGGAGACTCTTGCTAATGACTTCAAAAGGGATCCTGCACCCAAACTCCAAAAACACCTCAAACTCAAATCCTGGTGGGCCACAAATTAT GTGAGTGATTGGTGGGAGGAGTACATCTACCTGAGAGGACGGGACCCCATCATGGTCAACAGCAACTTCTACACAATG GATTTGCTCTATGTGATCCCTACACACAGACAGGCTTCACGGGCGGCAAACATAGTCCATGCCATGTTGCAGTATCGGCGTAAACTGGAGCGAGGAGAACTTACTCCG CTGAGAGCTCTTGGGATTGTCCCAATGTGCTCTTTTCAGTACGAGAGGATGTTCAACACCACCCGTATTCCTGGCATAGAAACTG ATTTCGTGCAGCATCTGAAGGACAGGAAGCACTTGGTTGTGTACCATCGAGGGCGTTTCTTTAAGGTGTGGCTGTACTATGGTGGTCGCCACCTTTGGCCTTCTGAGCTTGAGTTGCAGTTTCAACGTATCCTGGATGACAAGTCTGAACCCCAACCCGGAGAGATCAAGCTCCCCTCACTGACCGCCGGAAACAG GGTTCCCTGGGCCAGGGCCCGTTTGAAGTACTTCAATGAGGGGGTCAACCGGGCGTCTCTGGAGGCCATTGAAACGGCTGCATTTTTTCTGACTCTGGATGATGAAGCGCATGGATATGATCCAGAGAACATACGATCCCTAGACCTCTACGCCAAATCACTACTACATGGAAAGTGTTATGACAG GTGGTTTGATAAATCCGTCACTTTGATTGTCTACAAGAATGGTAAAATTGGCGTCAACACTGAGCATTCATGGGCTGATTCCCCTATCGTAGGACATATGTGGGAG TATGTTTTAGCTACAGACTGTTTTCAACTCGGTTATACGGCGGAGGGACATTGCAAAGGAGATATCAACAAAAGCCTGGCACCCCCTACCAGACTACAGTGGGACATCCCAAAAGCA TGCCAGGAGATTATTGAAGGTTCTTACATGATTGCAAAGAGAATTGCTGACGATGTGGATTTCCATGGCTGCTTGTTTAATGAGTTTGGGAAGGGCCTGATAAAGAAATGCAGAACAAGtcctgatgcttttatccagctGGCACTGCAACTAGCTCACTACAGG GACAAGGGTGAATTCTGTCTGACTTACGAATCATCCATGACGCGCATGTTCCGCGAGGGCCGGACAGAAACCGTGCGCTCATGCACCTGCGAGTCTTCGGCTTTTGTAAAAGCAATGGAGGATGAAAGAGCCACG AATGAGCAACGGTTAGTGCTCTTCAAGAAAGCTTCAGATAAACATCAGAACATGTACCGTCTGGCCATGACTGGAGCTGGGATCGACCGCCATCTCTTCTGCCTCTACATTGTGTCCAAAGTAATGGGCATTGACTCACCCTTCCTCAAACAG GTTTTGTCAGAGCCCTGGCGCCTCTCCACCAGTCAGACCCCTCAACAGCAGCTCAATCTCATCGACATTCAGAAGTTTCCCACATATGTGGGAGCCGGAGGCGGCTTTGGGCCC GTTGCTGATGACGGATATGGAGTTTCTTACATTATTGTTGGCGAGAATCTCATTACATTCCACATTTCCAGCAAGTTCTCCAGCCCTGAAACG GACTCGTTCCGTTTTGGGCAGAACATCAGACAGGCCATGCTGGACATAAGAGCTCTGTTCAACCTAAAAGAGAAGAAGATGTGA
- the LOC127977597 gene encoding selenide, water dikinase 1, which yields MSVRESFNPESYELDKNFRLTRFTELKGMGCKVPQDVLHKLLESLQENHYQEDEQFLGAVMPRLGIGMDTCVIPLRHGGLSLVQTTDYIYPIVDDPYMMGRIACANVLSDLYAMGVTECDNMLMLLGVSNKLTEKERDKVMPLVIQGFKDASEEAGTSVTGGQTVVNPWIVLGGVATTVCQPNEFIMPDNAVPGDVLVLTKPLGTQVAVAVHQWLDIPEKWNKIKLVVTQEDVELAYQEAMLNMARLNRTAAGLMHTFNAHAATDITGFGILGHAQNLARQQRTEVSFVIHNLPVLAKMAAVSKACGNMFGLMHGTCPETSGGLLICLPREQAARFCAEIKSPKYGEGHQAWIIGIVEKGNRTARIIDKPRIIEVAPQVATQNVNTTPGATS from the exons ATGTCGGTGCGGGAGTCTTTTAACCCCGAGAGTTATGAACTCGACAAGAACTTCAGACTGACACGCTTCACAGAGCTCAAGGGAATGGGCTGCAAAGTCCCTCAAGATGTGCTCCACAAACTTCTAGAGTCCCTGCAGGAAAACCATTATCAGGAAGATGAGCAGTTCCTCGGGGCTGTAATGCCCAGACTAG gcATTGGTATGGACACCTGTGTGATTCCGTTGAGACACGGAGGATTGTCACTTGTGCAGACCACAGACTATATCTACCCCATAGTGGACGACCCATATATGATG GGAAGAATTGCGTGTGCCAATGTGCTGAGTGATCTGTATGCCATGGGAGTAACAGAGTGCGATAACATGCTGATGCTGCTAGGCGTCAGCAACAAACTTACAGAAAAG gaGCGTGATAAGGTCATGCCTCTGGTCATCCAGGGGTTTAAGGATGCatctgaggaggcgggaacctcTGTTACAGGAGGCCAGACTGTGGTCAATCCTTGGATAGTCCTGGGAGGCGTGGCCACAACAGTGTGCCAACCCAATGAGTTCATTAT GCCAGACAACGCAGTACCAGGGGACGTGCTGGTTCTTACCAAACCTCTGGGAACACAAGTGGCGGTCGCAGTGCACCAGTGGCTAGACATC CCAGAGAAATGGAATAAGATAAAGTTGGTGGTCACTCAGGAGGATGTTGAACTGGCTTATCAGGAGGCCATGCTGAACATGGCTCGACTCAACAGAACAG CGGCCGGGCTGATGCACACGTTCAATGCACACGCAGCTACTGACATCACAGGGTTTGGGATCCTGGGTCACGCTCAGAATCTGGCCCGGCAGCAGCGTACAGAGGTGTCCTTCGTCATTCACAACTTGCCGGTTCTGGCCAAGATGGCAGCCGTCAGCAAAGCTTGCGGGAACATGTTTGGCCTCATGCACGGCACCTGCCCAGAGACCTCAG GGGGTTTGCTGATCTGTCTTCCTCGTGAGCAAGCGGCCCGTTTTTGTGCCGAGATCAAATCTCCCAAGTACGGCGAGGGTCACCAGGCGTGGATCATCGGCATCGTAGAGAAAGGCAACCGTACGGCACGCATCATCGACAAACCCCGCATCATCGAAGTCGCACCGCAGGTGGCCACACAGAATGTCAACACCACCCCGGGAGCAACGTCTTAA
- the bend7 gene encoding BEN domain-containing protein 7 isoform X4, translated as MEFVERKRSRKSPSFKLVNDADFSHEMGDVDQNDTAGDALDASETEVWLGDEGMEIKKQITGMMRLLSDKTGRVYQRVGREGETLKQEPQEEALSLPVAQSPAPEHLQYGWSSVPMTHGKYGTRSKTQRMLNHSKANDMALPPAPAAMATEPSCCMCNCKSTLQAILLELRTMRKLIQTQRGSQDKQGSQVLLSSRTSISRRRSRKRRPGHRVTVLTIPTKRSTSPLPPAETDAVNECNQSREDTPPPLTSFIPDPIPSAKISPSHYSVTRGQSTTEPEVQLAEDFEVFIPKAQLDSILLNYTRSGSLLFRKLVCAFFDDATLANSLPNGKRKRGLNDTRKGLDQNIVGAIKVFTEKYCTANGIEKLPGPRDWVQILQDQIKLARRRLKRETASDSTDIPHKTEKCQQTVDKVETVMQNGAAFERTECLVAMDTA; from the exons ATGGAGTTTGtggagaggaagaggagcaggaAATCTCCGAGCTTTAAACTGGTGAATGATGCAG ATTTCAGCCATGAAATGGGTGATGTAGACCAGAATGACACTGCAGGAGATGCCCTGGATGCTTCTGAGACTGAAG TCTGGTTAGGTGATGAAGGGATGGAGATAAAGAAGCAGATAACAGGCATGATGCGCTTGCTGAGTGACAAGACAGGACGAGTGTACCAGCGGGTCGGACGAGAGGGGGAGACCCTCAAACAGGAGCCTCAGGAAGAGGCTCTCAGCCTGCCTGTGGCTCAGAGCCCGGCCCCTGAACATCTGCAGTACGGCTGGAGCTCAGTCCCGATGACTCATGGGAAGTACGGCACCCGCTCCAAAACCCAGAGGATGCTCAACCACTCCAAAGCTAATG ACATGGCCTTGCCCCCTGCGCCTGCTGCCATGGCAACTGAGCCCAGCTGCTGTATGTGCAACTGCAAGAGCACCCTGCAAGCCATTCTGCTGGAGTTACGTACCATGAGGAAACTAATCCAAACTCAGAGAG GATCCCAGGACAAACAGGGCTCTCAGGTCTTGCTCTCATCCCGAACCTCCATCTCCAGGAGGAGGAGCCGAAAGAGGAGGCCGggtcacagagttacagttctgACCATTCCCACTAAAAGAAGCACATCTCCGTTGCCACCCGCTGAGACCGATGCTGTTAATGAGTGTAATCAGTCAAGAGAGGACACGCCCCCACCACTGACATCATTTATCCCAGATCCCATTCCCAGTGCTAAGATTTCTCCCTCTCACTACAGCGTCACCAGAGGCCAAAGCACCACAGAG CCGGAGGTGCAGTTGGCCGAGGATTTTGAGGTATTTATTCCTAAAGCACAGTTGGACTCTATCTTACTGAACTACACTCGCTCTGGCAGCCTGCTCTTCAGGAAACTGGTGTGTGCGTTCTTTGATGACGCCACACTGGCAAACTCACTGCCCAACGGCAAGAGGAAGAGAGGTCTGAACGACACCAGGAAAGGACTCGATCAAAACATCGTCGGAGCCATTAAAG TGTTTACAGAAAAGTATTGCACAGCCAATGGAATTGAGAAGCTTCCTGGCCCCAGAGACTGGGTCCAGATTCTGCAAGACCAGATTAAACTCGCACGTCGACGCTTAAAAAGAG AGACGGCCTCAGACAGTACTGATATTCCGCACAAGACAG AGAAATGTCAGCAAACTGTTGATAaagtggaaactgtgatgcaaaaTG GTGCTGCTTTTGAGAGAACAGAATGTCTAGTTGCTATGGACACTGCCTGA
- the bend7 gene encoding BEN domain-containing protein 7 isoform X3 has translation MEFVERKRSRKSPSFKLVNDADFSHEMGDVDQNDTAGDALDASETEVWLGDEGMEIKKQITGMMRLLSDKTGRVYQRVGREGETLKQEPQEEALSLPVAQSPAPEHLQYGWSSVPMTHGKYGTRSKTQRMLNHSKANDMALPPAPAAMATEPSCCMCNCKSTLQAILLELRTMRKLIQTQRGSQDKQGSQVLLSSRTSISRRRSRKRRPGHRVTVLTIPTKRSTSPLPPAETDAVNECNQSREDTPPPLTSFIPDPIPSAKISPSHYSVTRGQSTTEPEVQLAEDFEVFIPKAQLDSILLNYTRSGSLLFRKLVCAFFDDATLANSLPNGKRKRGLNDTRKGLDQNIVGAIKVFTEKYCTANGIEKLPGPRDWVQILQDQIKLARRRLKRAETASDSTDIPHKTEKCQQTVDKVETVMQNGAAFERTECLVAMDTA, from the exons ATGGAGTTTGtggagaggaagaggagcaggaAATCTCCGAGCTTTAAACTGGTGAATGATGCAG ATTTCAGCCATGAAATGGGTGATGTAGACCAGAATGACACTGCAGGAGATGCCCTGGATGCTTCTGAGACTGAAG TCTGGTTAGGTGATGAAGGGATGGAGATAAAGAAGCAGATAACAGGCATGATGCGCTTGCTGAGTGACAAGACAGGACGAGTGTACCAGCGGGTCGGACGAGAGGGGGAGACCCTCAAACAGGAGCCTCAGGAAGAGGCTCTCAGCCTGCCTGTGGCTCAGAGCCCGGCCCCTGAACATCTGCAGTACGGCTGGAGCTCAGTCCCGATGACTCATGGGAAGTACGGCACCCGCTCCAAAACCCAGAGGATGCTCAACCACTCCAAAGCTAATG ACATGGCCTTGCCCCCTGCGCCTGCTGCCATGGCAACTGAGCCCAGCTGCTGTATGTGCAACTGCAAGAGCACCCTGCAAGCCATTCTGCTGGAGTTACGTACCATGAGGAAACTAATCCAAACTCAGAGAG GATCCCAGGACAAACAGGGCTCTCAGGTCTTGCTCTCATCCCGAACCTCCATCTCCAGGAGGAGGAGCCGAAAGAGGAGGCCGggtcacagagttacagttctgACCATTCCCACTAAAAGAAGCACATCTCCGTTGCCACCCGCTGAGACCGATGCTGTTAATGAGTGTAATCAGTCAAGAGAGGACACGCCCCCACCACTGACATCATTTATCCCAGATCCCATTCCCAGTGCTAAGATTTCTCCCTCTCACTACAGCGTCACCAGAGGCCAAAGCACCACAGAG CCGGAGGTGCAGTTGGCCGAGGATTTTGAGGTATTTATTCCTAAAGCACAGTTGGACTCTATCTTACTGAACTACACTCGCTCTGGCAGCCTGCTCTTCAGGAAACTGGTGTGTGCGTTCTTTGATGACGCCACACTGGCAAACTCACTGCCCAACGGCAAGAGGAAGAGAGGTCTGAACGACACCAGGAAAGGACTCGATCAAAACATCGTCGGAGCCATTAAAG TGTTTACAGAAAAGTATTGCACAGCCAATGGAATTGAGAAGCTTCCTGGCCCCAGAGACTGGGTCCAGATTCTGCAAGACCAGATTAAACTCGCACGTCGACGCTTAAAAAGAG CAGAGACGGCCTCAGACAGTACTGATATTCCGCACAAGACAG AGAAATGTCAGCAAACTGTTGATAaagtggaaactgtgatgcaaaaTG GTGCTGCTTTTGAGAGAACAGAATGTCTAGTTGCTATGGACACTGCCTGA
- the bend7 gene encoding BEN domain-containing protein 7 isoform X2 has product MEFVERKRSRKSPSFKLVNDADFSHEMGDVDQNDTAGDALDASETEVWLGDEGMEIKKQITGMMRLLSDKTGRVYQRVGREGETLKQEPQEEALSLPVAQSPAPEHLQYGWSSVPMTHGKYGTRSKTQRMLNHSKANDMALPPAPAAMATEPSCCMCNCKSTLQAILLELRTMRKLIQTQRGSQDKQGSQVLLSSRTSISRRRSRKRRPGHRVTVLTIPTKRSTSPLPPAETDAVNECNQSREDTPPPLTSFIPDPIPSAKISPSHYSVTRGQSTTEPEVQLAEDFEVFIPKAQLDSILLNYTRSGSLLFRKLVCAFFDDATLANSLPNGKRKRGLNDTRKGLDQNIVGAIKVFTEKYCTANGIEKLPGPRDWVQILQDQIKLARRRLKRETASDSTDIPHKTEKCQQTVDKVETVMQNGTAMHILNISLSKSAIVLK; this is encoded by the exons ATGGAGTTTGtggagaggaagaggagcaggaAATCTCCGAGCTTTAAACTGGTGAATGATGCAG ATTTCAGCCATGAAATGGGTGATGTAGACCAGAATGACACTGCAGGAGATGCCCTGGATGCTTCTGAGACTGAAG TCTGGTTAGGTGATGAAGGGATGGAGATAAAGAAGCAGATAACAGGCATGATGCGCTTGCTGAGTGACAAGACAGGACGAGTGTACCAGCGGGTCGGACGAGAGGGGGAGACCCTCAAACAGGAGCCTCAGGAAGAGGCTCTCAGCCTGCCTGTGGCTCAGAGCCCGGCCCCTGAACATCTGCAGTACGGCTGGAGCTCAGTCCCGATGACTCATGGGAAGTACGGCACCCGCTCCAAAACCCAGAGGATGCTCAACCACTCCAAAGCTAATG ACATGGCCTTGCCCCCTGCGCCTGCTGCCATGGCAACTGAGCCCAGCTGCTGTATGTGCAACTGCAAGAGCACCCTGCAAGCCATTCTGCTGGAGTTACGTACCATGAGGAAACTAATCCAAACTCAGAGAG GATCCCAGGACAAACAGGGCTCTCAGGTCTTGCTCTCATCCCGAACCTCCATCTCCAGGAGGAGGAGCCGAAAGAGGAGGCCGggtcacagagttacagttctgACCATTCCCACTAAAAGAAGCACATCTCCGTTGCCACCCGCTGAGACCGATGCTGTTAATGAGTGTAATCAGTCAAGAGAGGACACGCCCCCACCACTGACATCATTTATCCCAGATCCCATTCCCAGTGCTAAGATTTCTCCCTCTCACTACAGCGTCACCAGAGGCCAAAGCACCACAGAG CCGGAGGTGCAGTTGGCCGAGGATTTTGAGGTATTTATTCCTAAAGCACAGTTGGACTCTATCTTACTGAACTACACTCGCTCTGGCAGCCTGCTCTTCAGGAAACTGGTGTGTGCGTTCTTTGATGACGCCACACTGGCAAACTCACTGCCCAACGGCAAGAGGAAGAGAGGTCTGAACGACACCAGGAAAGGACTCGATCAAAACATCGTCGGAGCCATTAAAG TGTTTACAGAAAAGTATTGCACAGCCAATGGAATTGAGAAGCTTCCTGGCCCCAGAGACTGGGTCCAGATTCTGCAAGACCAGATTAAACTCGCACGTCGACGCTTAAAAAGAG AGACGGCCTCAGACAGTACTGATATTCCGCACAAGACAG AGAAATGTCAGCAAACTGTTGATAaagtggaaactgtgatgcaaaaTGGTACTGCAATGCACATCCTTAATATTTCACTCTCAAAAAGTGCCATTGTTCTAAAGTAA
- the bend7 gene encoding BEN domain-containing protein 7 isoform X1, whose protein sequence is MEFVERKRSRKSPSFKLVNDADFSHEMGDVDQNDTAGDALDASETEVWLGDEGMEIKKQITGMMRLLSDKTGRVYQRVGREGETLKQEPQEEALSLPVAQSPAPEHLQYGWSSVPMTHGKYGTRSKTQRMLNHSKANDMALPPAPAAMATEPSCCMCNCKSTLQAILLELRTMRKLIQTQRGSQDKQGSQVLLSSRTSISRRRSRKRRPGHRVTVLTIPTKRSTSPLPPAETDAVNECNQSREDTPPPLTSFIPDPIPSAKISPSHYSVTRGQSTTEPEVQLAEDFEVFIPKAQLDSILLNYTRSGSLLFRKLVCAFFDDATLANSLPNGKRKRGLNDTRKGLDQNIVGAIKVFTEKYCTANGIEKLPGPRDWVQILQDQIKLARRRLKRAETASDSTDIPHKTEKCQQTVDKVETVMQNGTAMHILNISLSKSAIVLK, encoded by the exons ATGGAGTTTGtggagaggaagaggagcaggaAATCTCCGAGCTTTAAACTGGTGAATGATGCAG ATTTCAGCCATGAAATGGGTGATGTAGACCAGAATGACACTGCAGGAGATGCCCTGGATGCTTCTGAGACTGAAG TCTGGTTAGGTGATGAAGGGATGGAGATAAAGAAGCAGATAACAGGCATGATGCGCTTGCTGAGTGACAAGACAGGACGAGTGTACCAGCGGGTCGGACGAGAGGGGGAGACCCTCAAACAGGAGCCTCAGGAAGAGGCTCTCAGCCTGCCTGTGGCTCAGAGCCCGGCCCCTGAACATCTGCAGTACGGCTGGAGCTCAGTCCCGATGACTCATGGGAAGTACGGCACCCGCTCCAAAACCCAGAGGATGCTCAACCACTCCAAAGCTAATG ACATGGCCTTGCCCCCTGCGCCTGCTGCCATGGCAACTGAGCCCAGCTGCTGTATGTGCAACTGCAAGAGCACCCTGCAAGCCATTCTGCTGGAGTTACGTACCATGAGGAAACTAATCCAAACTCAGAGAG GATCCCAGGACAAACAGGGCTCTCAGGTCTTGCTCTCATCCCGAACCTCCATCTCCAGGAGGAGGAGCCGAAAGAGGAGGCCGggtcacagagttacagttctgACCATTCCCACTAAAAGAAGCACATCTCCGTTGCCACCCGCTGAGACCGATGCTGTTAATGAGTGTAATCAGTCAAGAGAGGACACGCCCCCACCACTGACATCATTTATCCCAGATCCCATTCCCAGTGCTAAGATTTCTCCCTCTCACTACAGCGTCACCAGAGGCCAAAGCACCACAGAG CCGGAGGTGCAGTTGGCCGAGGATTTTGAGGTATTTATTCCTAAAGCACAGTTGGACTCTATCTTACTGAACTACACTCGCTCTGGCAGCCTGCTCTTCAGGAAACTGGTGTGTGCGTTCTTTGATGACGCCACACTGGCAAACTCACTGCCCAACGGCAAGAGGAAGAGAGGTCTGAACGACACCAGGAAAGGACTCGATCAAAACATCGTCGGAGCCATTAAAG TGTTTACAGAAAAGTATTGCACAGCCAATGGAATTGAGAAGCTTCCTGGCCCCAGAGACTGGGTCCAGATTCTGCAAGACCAGATTAAACTCGCACGTCGACGCTTAAAAAGAG CAGAGACGGCCTCAGACAGTACTGATATTCCGCACAAGACAG AGAAATGTCAGCAAACTGTTGATAaagtggaaactgtgatgcaaaaTGGTACTGCAATGCACATCCTTAATATTTCACTCTCAAAAAGTGCCATTGTTCTAAAGTAA